In a genomic window of Dyadobacter fermentans DSM 18053:
- a CDS encoding HEPN domain-containing protein encodes MKTSLSHLPENKQEELKTITEIILEKVPAEMIILFGSYARGDWVEDYQEKYEYVSDFDILIVTKDKNSAKQVKKSRELDKELMANEEITRTSIIYHSIGFVNDKIERNYYFFVDILKEGILLYDSGKFTLSEPKSLNAAQRVEKSTEEFEHWFESANLFLVTFEFLCQNAEGRPVYYNNAVFELHQATERYYAAILLVFTDYKPRIHDIEVLGNQVEKLNTNFATVFPKATAEEERLFTLLKKAYIDARYNKNYKIEKEELEYLGGRVTLLKDLTERICRERIAGF; translated from the coding sequence ATGAAGACTTCGCTTTCCCATCTACCCGAAAACAAACAGGAAGAGCTAAAAACGATCACTGAAATCATTCTCGAAAAAGTCCCGGCGGAAATGATCATTCTTTTCGGCAGCTACGCGCGGGGTGATTGGGTGGAGGATTATCAGGAGAAATATGAATACGTGAGCGATTTTGACATTCTGATCGTCACCAAAGATAAAAATTCCGCCAAGCAAGTGAAGAAATCGCGGGAGCTGGACAAGGAATTGATGGCCAATGAAGAAATCACGAGAACCAGTATCATTTACCACAGCATTGGTTTTGTGAACGATAAGATTGAGCGGAATTACTATTTTTTCGTCGATATTTTGAAGGAAGGAATTTTGCTTTATGATTCCGGGAAATTCACCTTATCTGAGCCTAAAAGTCTTAATGCGGCGCAGCGGGTAGAAAAATCGACGGAGGAATTTGAACATTGGTTCGAATCTGCAAATCTGTTTCTAGTAACCTTCGAATTTTTATGTCAAAATGCAGAAGGTCGGCCAGTCTATTACAATAATGCTGTATTTGAACTTCATCAAGCTACCGAAAGATATTATGCCGCCATACTTCTCGTTTTTACAGACTACAAGCCAAGAATCCACGACATTGAGGTTCTGGGAAATCAGGTCGAGAAACTGAACACCAACTTTGCGACAGTTTTTCCAAAAGCGACAGCCGAAGAAGAGCGACTATTTACCCTTCTCAAAAAAGCGTACATAGATGCGCGTTACAACAAGAACTACAAGATTGAAAAAGAGGAGTTGGAATACCTTGGTGGTCGGGTTACATTACTGAAAGATTTGACAGAACGGATTTGTAGAGAGCGGATTGCGGGGTTTTAA
- the uvrA gene encoding excinuclease ABC subunit UvrA, translating to MSKKLESLPVSDFVKVRGAKEHNLKNVDLEIPRGALVVFTGISGSGKSSLAFGTLYAEAQRRYLESVSPYARRLFNQMSIPQVDSIDGLPPAVALQQQRGATSTRSSVGSVTTISNLIRMLYSRAGDYPAGQSIVYAESFSPNTPEGACPECHGLGVVYEVTERSMVPDDSLSIREKAIAAWPTAWQGQNLREILMTLGYDVDIPWRDLPKKDRDWILFTEEQPVVPVYSGLNAEQVQRALARKMEPSYMGTFTGAKRYVMQTFANSPSQAMKKRVSRFMLSAPCPVCHGKRLRPEPLSVKFAGMDIAEFYQLNIQRLHEIISSSLNLKNDRLNREHPEKALVLLRIGHDLLSRLDVLIDLGLGYLTLERSTPTLSPGELQRLRLGTQIHSNLFGVVYVLDEPSAGLHPADTQSLLRALDRLKAAGNSLFVVEHEIEIIRHADWVVDVGPGAGEKGGEILYSGPLQGLEKVHRSVTRRYLFDADRNQKPAREAKGWLRLRDVSRNNLKHVDADFPLGVLTSVTGISGSGKSSLVSQALAELVLEKLGQQIPVIEDREDILLQEEDIKTTSGYISEDANQIRRLIQVDQKPIGRTPRSNLATYTGLFDNVRKLFASTKMAKSRKYDAGRFSFNVAKGRCQNCEGEGFVMVELLFLPSVYTPCPVCHGSRHNEKTLEVTYHDKNIAEVLAMTVDEAFEFFASEPPISRALDVVRQVGLGYLRLGQPATELSGGEAQRIKLATELQRAQHGNTLYILDEPTTGLHPSDVDNLLVQLNKLVDQGNTVIVIEHDMHVVANSDWVIDVGPGAGDEGGKIVVCGTAAAVAAEPASKTGRYLAV from the coding sequence ATGTCAAAAAAATTAGAATCTCTTCCTGTCTCCGATTTTGTCAAAGTACGGGGGGCCAAGGAGCATAACCTGAAAAATGTGGATCTGGAAATTCCCAGAGGTGCGCTGGTCGTTTTTACGGGCATCTCGGGTTCTGGCAAATCGTCACTGGCCTTCGGGACATTGTATGCCGAAGCCCAGCGTCGTTACCTGGAATCGGTTTCTCCGTATGCGAGGCGGCTTTTTAATCAAATGTCCATTCCGCAGGTCGATAGTATCGACGGTCTTCCGCCAGCTGTCGCTTTGCAGCAGCAGCGGGGAGCGACCAGCACACGCTCCTCGGTAGGCAGCGTCACCACGATTTCCAACCTGATCAGGATGCTCTATTCGAGGGCGGGAGATTATCCTGCGGGTCAGTCCATTGTATATGCGGAATCGTTTTCACCCAACACGCCGGAAGGCGCTTGTCCGGAATGCCATGGCCTGGGGGTTGTGTACGAGGTAACCGAGCGTTCAATGGTGCCCGATGACTCGCTCTCCATTCGGGAAAAAGCCATTGCAGCATGGCCAACCGCCTGGCAGGGGCAGAATTTGCGGGAAATATTGATGACGCTTGGGTACGACGTGGACATACCCTGGCGTGATCTGCCCAAGAAAGACAGGGACTGGATCCTGTTTACGGAAGAGCAGCCGGTTGTCCCCGTTTATTCCGGACTGAATGCGGAACAGGTTCAGCGCGCCTTGGCGCGAAAAATGGAGCCCAGCTATATGGGCACCTTTACCGGCGCCAAACGGTATGTGATGCAAACATTTGCCAATTCACCCAGCCAGGCGATGAAAAAGCGTGTGTCCAGATTCATGCTGAGCGCGCCATGTCCCGTATGTCATGGAAAACGCCTACGTCCTGAGCCATTATCGGTGAAATTTGCCGGGATGGATATTGCCGAATTTTATCAGCTGAATATCCAGCGTTTACATGAAATCATATCTTCATCCCTGAACCTAAAAAATGACCGCTTAAATAGGGAACATCCTGAAAAGGCATTGGTACTTCTACGCATTGGTCATGACCTATTATCCCGCCTGGATGTACTGATCGATCTGGGTCTTGGGTACCTGACCCTCGAAAGAAGCACCCCCACGCTCTCGCCGGGCGAATTGCAGCGCCTGCGGCTGGGGACGCAGATACATTCCAATCTTTTTGGTGTGGTATATGTACTCGATGAGCCGTCGGCAGGTCTTCATCCTGCCGATACGCAATCCTTACTCCGGGCGCTGGACCGGTTGAAAGCAGCCGGCAATTCGCTTTTTGTCGTCGAGCATGAAATCGAAATCATCCGCCACGCCGACTGGGTGGTCGATGTGGGGCCGGGCGCGGGTGAAAAGGGCGGAGAGATACTGTATAGCGGTCCATTGCAGGGACTGGAAAAAGTGCACAGATCCGTGACAAGGCGCTATTTGTTTGATGCAGATCGAAATCAAAAGCCTGCAAGAGAGGCGAAAGGATGGCTGCGGCTAAGGGACGTAAGCCGGAATAATTTGAAGCATGTGGATGCCGACTTCCCATTAGGCGTGTTGACGAGCGTCACCGGCATTTCAGGCTCGGGAAAGAGCAGCCTGGTAAGTCAGGCGCTTGCAGAGTTGGTTTTGGAAAAATTAGGCCAGCAAATTCCGGTGATTGAAGATCGGGAGGACATTTTACTTCAAGAAGAGGATATAAAAACAACTAGTGGATACATTTCCGAAGACGCAAATCAAATCCGCAGGCTGATACAGGTAGACCAGAAACCTATCGGCCGTACGCCCCGGTCAAACTTGGCTACCTACACAGGTCTTTTTGATAATGTTCGAAAATTATTTGCCAGTACTAAAATGGCAAAGAGCCGCAAATACGACGCTGGCCGGTTTTCTTTTAATGTGGCAAAAGGACGCTGCCAGAACTGTGAAGGCGAAGGCTTTGTGATGGTCGAACTTTTATTTCTTCCCAGTGTGTACACGCCCTGCCCGGTATGCCACGGAAGTCGCCACAATGAGAAGACGCTGGAAGTTACCTACCATGACAAAAACATTGCCGAGGTACTTGCGATGACTGTGGATGAGGCATTTGAGTTTTTTGCGTCCGAACCCCCAATCAGCCGGGCGCTGGATGTGGTCCGTCAGGTTGGTTTGGGATATTTGCGTCTGGGGCAACCGGCTACCGAGCTTTCGGGCGGCGAGGCACAGCGCATCAAGCTGGCCACCGAGCTGCAACGGGCCCAGCATGGCAATACATTATACATTCTGGACGAGCCGACAACAGGATTGCATCCATCCGATGTGGACAATTTACTGGTCCAGCTCAATAAGCTGGTCGATCAGGGCAATACCGTCATCGTCATTGAACACGACATGCACGTTGTCGCAAACAGCGATTGGGTGATCGACGTCGGGCCGGGTGCCGGGGATGAGGGCGGAAAAATCGTCGTTTGTGGTACCGCGGCAGC
- a CDS encoding alpha-L-rhamnosidase-related protein, with translation MEMTVERLAATRQSDGVQVPTAFPGTKTSVRIPANTKATILLDQGHLTNAYPTLEFSGGKEAGISIGYAEGLYIGSKEVLKNPRLPMLPKGNRNEVDGKLFIGRADSIRSNGTPGQQYIPLSWRTYRYIRLNIETKADPLVIDDIYGTFTGYPFEQKAKLETPNNEMGKMLDIEWRTARLCAFETYMDCPYYEQLQYIGDARIQALVSMYNAGDDRLVRNALTLMDHSRIAEGITLSRYPTDLHQQIPTFSLWWVAMLHDYYKYRPDSLFIKNKLPGARQALSFFERYQQADGSLKNVPYWIFTDWSQGKGWDFGMAPVGKNGESAVLDMQLLWTYQLAAELEGNLGLKDLAAHYRARAAQLKRTIQAKYWDAGKGLFANTPEKDNYSQHANTLAILSGVAAPDQAKPLANKMLADTTLAPASIYFKFYLHQALVKAGLGNDYMSWLGKWRENIDSGLTTWAETSDVSTSRSDCHAWGSSPNIEFFRTVLGIDSDAAGFSKVLITPHLGSTPEISGEMPHPNGTISVRYQVKQGAMQAEINLPSRTSGKFIWKGKTLLLKVGRNSFKL, from the coding sequence ATGGAGATGACTGTGGAGCGCCTCGCCGCCACACGCCAATCGGACGGCGTTCAAGTACCGACCGCATTTCCCGGAACGAAAACGAGCGTGCGGATTCCGGCAAACACAAAAGCCACCATTTTACTCGATCAGGGACATCTGACTAACGCTTACCCGACACTAGAATTCAGCGGAGGTAAAGAGGCCGGCATATCGATCGGCTATGCCGAAGGGCTCTATATCGGCAGCAAGGAAGTGCTCAAAAATCCCCGGCTGCCAATGCTCCCCAAAGGAAACCGCAACGAAGTGGATGGCAAGCTTTTCATCGGCCGCGCCGACAGCATCCGGTCCAATGGCACACCGGGGCAGCAATACATTCCGCTGAGCTGGCGTACTTACCGCTACATTAGGTTGAACATTGAAACAAAAGCCGACCCGCTGGTGATCGACGATATTTATGGCACCTTCACAGGTTACCCGTTTGAACAAAAAGCTAAGCTCGAAACGCCAAATAACGAAATGGGTAAGATGCTGGATATCGAATGGCGTACTGCGCGGCTTTGCGCTTTCGAAACTTACATGGATTGTCCATACTATGAGCAGTTGCAGTACATAGGCGACGCGCGTATCCAGGCATTAGTGTCCATGTACAACGCGGGCGACGACCGGCTTGTCCGCAATGCGCTGACGCTGATGGACCATTCACGCATTGCCGAAGGCATTACGCTGAGCCGCTACCCGACGGACCTGCACCAGCAGATACCGACGTTCTCATTATGGTGGGTCGCGATGCTGCATGACTATTACAAGTACCGCCCCGACAGTCTTTTTATCAAAAACAAACTTCCCGGGGCAAGGCAGGCGCTGTCCTTTTTTGAGCGGTACCAGCAGGCCGACGGCTCTTTGAAAAACGTGCCTTACTGGATTTTTACCGACTGGTCGCAAGGAAAAGGCTGGGATTTTGGTATGGCTCCGGTGGGGAAGAACGGAGAATCGGCGGTGCTGGACATGCAGTTGCTGTGGACATATCAGTTGGCAGCGGAATTGGAGGGCAATCTTGGCTTGAAAGACCTGGCCGCACATTACAGAGCCCGAGCGGCGCAACTTAAAAGGACGATTCAGGCGAAATACTGGGATGCAGGGAAAGGACTTTTCGCCAACACGCCGGAGAAGGATAACTATTCGCAGCATGCCAACACGCTGGCCATCCTTTCGGGCGTTGCGGCACCCGATCAGGCGAAACCTTTGGCTAACAAAATGCTGGCCGACACCACGCTGGCACCTGCATCCATTTACTTCAAATTCTATCTGCATCAGGCGCTGGTGAAGGCAGGGCTCGGCAACGATTACATGAGCTGGCTGGGTAAATGGCGCGAAAATATCGACTCAGGACTGACGACCTGGGCCGAAACTTCCGACGTAAGTACATCCCGGTCCGACTGCCATGCATGGGGATCAAGCCCGAACATCGAATTTTTCAGAACCGTTCTGGGCATCGACAGCGATGCGGCCGGTTTTTCAAAAGTTCTGATCACGCCCCATCTGGGTTCGACCCCTGAAATCAGCGGCGAAATGCCGCATCCCAATGGCACGATATCGGTCCGTTATCAAGTGAAGCAAGGAGCAATGCAGGCTGAAATTAACCTTCCTTCAAGGACTTCGGGCAAATTTATCTGGAAAGGAAAAACGCTTCTTTTGAAGGTGGGAAGAAATTCATTTAAACTTTGA
- a CDS encoding VOC family protein translates to MGVVVSDMERSVDFYVNGIGMVKTGKFTIGGEFGKRGGLTGGDSVQVQILKLENSPQASDWKLMTFGRKAAHPKSKFIQDDTGVQYITIQVKSMKGIIDRLKERKVTFLGESPTPLNKDAHFLLVQDPDGTFVELIGPMD, encoded by the coding sequence ATGGGAGTGGTCGTGTCGGATATGGAACGCTCGGTGGATTTCTATGTCAACGGGATCGGAATGGTTAAAACCGGGAAGTTTACGATCGGTGGAGAGTTTGGAAAGAGGGGCGGTTTGACGGGCGGGGATTCCGTTCAGGTCCAGATCCTGAAATTGGAAAACAGCCCGCAGGCCAGTGACTGGAAGCTGATGACTTTCGGCAGGAAAGCCGCACATCCCAAATCTAAGTTCATACAGGATGATACAGGCGTACAATACATCACGATCCAGGTCAAGTCTATGAAAGGGATCATTGATAGACTGAAAGAGCGGAAGGTTACATTTCTGGGCGAATCTCCCACGCCATTGAATAAGGATGCACATTTTCTTCTGGTACAGGATCCTGACGGCACTTTCGTTGAGCTGATCGGACCGATGGATTAA
- a CDS encoding YgaP-like transmembrane domain — MATIKIRTSEFIDRGVIKPLPTGSSYMNVGSTERIVSAAVGLALMYFGLRKFSIPGLLAGAAGAALLERGASGYCPVNNLAQRGPAKKPVESAEITKSLTINKPRTEVYQYWRKLENLPTFMQHLESVSQTDERRSHWVALIPGGVGKISWDAEIVEEVENEKLSWRSVLYAAVDNSGEVLFKDAPGDQGTEIYVIIKYLPPAGAIGTAVAKLFNPAFKQMVKEDLRRFKRLIETGEIPVSEAQPSGKKVKFGDTTHDKIEKTYESPLL; from the coding sequence ATGGCAACAATCAAAATCAGAACATCTGAATTCATCGACCGTGGGGTGATCAAGCCGCTTCCGACGGGTTCGTCTTACATGAATGTGGGTTCCACCGAACGGATTGTATCCGCTGCGGTTGGGCTGGCGCTGATGTATTTCGGCTTACGGAAATTTTCGATACCCGGCCTGCTGGCAGGTGCCGCGGGTGCGGCTCTACTTGAAAGAGGCGCTTCCGGCTATTGTCCGGTGAACAATCTCGCACAAAGGGGGCCGGCCAAAAAGCCCGTCGAATCGGCGGAGATTACCAAAAGCCTCACCATCAACAAGCCGAGGACGGAGGTGTATCAGTACTGGCGCAAGCTTGAAAATCTGCCCACATTCATGCAGCATCTTGAATCGGTAAGTCAGACGGACGAAAGAAGGTCGCACTGGGTCGCGCTCATTCCGGGCGGCGTCGGGAAAATTTCCTGGGATGCGGAGATCGTGGAAGAAGTTGAAAATGAAAAGCTGAGCTGGCGATCGGTGCTCTATGCGGCTGTGGATAATTCCGGAGAAGTTTTGTTCAAAGACGCGCCCGGCGACCAGGGGACAGAGATTTACGTGATTATCAAATATTTGCCGCCCGCAGGCGCCATTGGTACTGCCGTTGCCAAGCTCTTCAATCCTGCTTTCAAACAAATGGTGAAAGAGGACCTGCGCCGATTTAAACGGCTCATCGAAACCGGTGAAATTCCTGTTAGCGAAGCGCAGCCATCGGGCAAGAAGGTGAAATTTGGAGATACTACGCACGACAAAATCGAAAAAACCTATGAAAGCCCTTTGTTATAA
- a CDS encoding Hsp20/alpha crystallin family protein, protein MSLIKRNGLLPQTFPALFDDFFGRELFNWGNNNYSATSTTVPSVNIRETGDNFEVEMAAPGMTKNDFKVELDGNTLTISSQKEQRQESDQDGYSRREFSYQSFQRSFVLPKDVVDVEHIAAKYENGLLHLTIPKQEQAKQKAPRLIEIA, encoded by the coding sequence ATGTCACTCATCAAAAGGAACGGGCTATTGCCCCAAACATTCCCAGCGCTGTTCGACGATTTCTTTGGCCGCGAACTTTTTAACTGGGGCAACAATAATTACTCAGCTACCAGCACAACAGTGCCTTCGGTAAACATCCGTGAGACCGGCGACAACTTCGAGGTCGAAATGGCAGCGCCAGGCATGACCAAAAACGACTTCAAGGTCGAGCTGGACGGAAACACGCTCACGATCAGCTCTCAGAAAGAGCAGCGGCAAGAGTCCGATCAGGACGGATACAGCCGCAGGGAGTTTAGCTACCAGTCTTTCCAAAGAAGTTTCGTTCTACCCAAAGACGTGGTCGATGTTGAGCACATTGCGGCAAAATATGAAAACGGCTTACTCCACCTGACGATTCCCAAACAGGAGCAAGCCAAACAAAAAGCCCCGAGGCTGATTGAGATAGCTTAA
- a CDS encoding Arm DNA-binding domain-containing protein, with protein MTSTSNIRLAAVCGKAPIYARITIDGKYTEISTGKKVNPASWDLDVKQVTGSGLEVKLANQKLVQLQTDVERIFNGLQTQFPEVTETSSWSGLKKNAGLSSTEERQRLAKWYRSCRS; from the coding sequence TTGACCTCAACCAGCAATATCAGGTTAGCAGCTGTATGCGGCAAAGCTCCTATTTACGCCAGAATCACAATCGACGGTAAGTACACCGAAATTTCAACAGGCAAGAAAGTAAATCCGGCATCTTGGGACTTGGATGTCAAGCAGGTCACTGGCTCAGGACTCGAAGTTAAACTGGCCAATCAGAAATTAGTCCAACTCCAAACTGACGTTGAGCGTATCTTTAACGGCCTTCAAACGCAGTTTCCAGAGGTCACTGAAACCTCGTCCTGGTCGGGCCTAAAAAAGAACGCTGGCTTGTCAAGCACCGAGGAAAGACAGAGGTTGGCGAAATGGTACCGATCCTGCCGATCGTAG
- a CDS encoding tyrosine-type recombinase/integrase, translating to MVPILPIVDQLILKYQGHPYCISNRRLIPVNSNYRYNGYLKDIAQLCEIRDINGNIRRLDTHDARHFFANMMLNNGVPLEDVSKMLGHRSIRTTMHYCRVRKSRIIENVAKIRNRLFTPSGSLRQLT from the coding sequence ATGGTACCGATCCTGCCGATCGTAGATCAACTAATATTAAAATACCAAGGCCATCCTTACTGCATTTCCAATCGCAGGCTAATCCCTGTCAACAGCAACTACCGCTACAACGGGTATTTGAAAGACATTGCGCAGCTATGTGAAATCCGTGATATTAATGGAAACATCAGGCGGCTAGATACGCATGATGCTCGGCATTTCTTCGCAAATATGATGCTCAATAATGGTGTTCCTCTGGAAGACGTCAGCAAAATGTTAGGCCACCGAAGTATTAGAACAACGATGCACTACTGTCGAGTGAGAAAGTCAAGGATCATTGAGAATGTAGCTAAAATCAGAAATAGGCTATTCACTCCTTCTGGCTCATTGCGTCAATTAACTTAA
- a CDS encoding zinc-dependent alcohol dehydrogenase → MKALCYNSVKDLRVENVPDPEIISPKDMIVRVTLSSVCGSDLHIINGFIPAVKAGDVLGHEFMGEVVETGRDVKKFVKGDRVVVASVIACGECHYCNQQTYSLCDNSNPNAYLPEKMFGDTLAGIYGYTHAFGGYAGSHAQYIRIPFADNGAFKVPEGLQDDSVIFCSDAFPTGYMAADMANIKPGSVVAVWGAGGVGQMAMQSAYLLGAERVIAIDREAYRLRVAIEKSKAETLNFTEVDVLEALKDLTGGRGPDCCIDAVGMESSGTGIGYAYDKAKQWARMENDRPLVLRDAIMACRKGGTVSIVGVYSGFADKIPMGAAMNKALTFRMGQMHGPKYIPRLLEHVQNGDVDPSFLVTHKMGLHQGQQGYDMFTQKEDNCMRVVFDPQKSLQPA, encoded by the coding sequence ATGAAAGCCCTTTGTTATAACAGCGTCAAGGACCTGCGCGTGGAAAACGTGCCCGATCCTGAAATCATTAGCCCCAAAGACATGATCGTGCGCGTCACGCTGTCATCGGTATGCGGCTCCGACCTGCACATTATCAATGGATTTATACCCGCCGTGAAAGCCGGCGACGTGCTGGGCCACGAGTTTATGGGCGAGGTCGTCGAAACTGGCCGGGATGTGAAGAAGTTTGTCAAAGGCGACCGCGTGGTGGTGGCATCGGTGATTGCTTGCGGTGAATGCCATTATTGCAACCAGCAAACTTATTCGCTTTGTGATAACTCCAATCCGAATGCCTATTTGCCCGAGAAGATGTTTGGAGATACGCTGGCCGGCATTTACGGCTACACCCACGCTTTCGGCGGGTACGCGGGCAGTCACGCGCAATACATCCGGATTCCTTTTGCCGATAATGGTGCCTTCAAAGTGCCCGAAGGCTTGCAAGATGATTCCGTTATCTTCTGTTCCGATGCATTCCCGACTGGCTATATGGCCGCCGACATGGCGAACATTAAACCAGGAAGCGTGGTGGCAGTATGGGGAGCTGGAGGGGTTGGACAAATGGCGATGCAAAGTGCCTACTTATTGGGTGCCGAAAGGGTAATTGCGATTGATCGGGAGGCATACCGGCTTCGGGTAGCAATAGAAAAGAGTAAAGCCGAAACGCTCAATTTCACCGAAGTGGATGTTTTGGAAGCGCTGAAAGACCTCACCGGAGGCCGCGGCCCCGACTGCTGCATCGATGCGGTGGGCATGGAATCGTCAGGGACAGGCATTGGCTATGCCTACGACAAGGCCAAACAATGGGCAAGAATGGAAAACGACCGGCCGCTAGTCTTACGGGATGCTATCATGGCCTGCCGCAAAGGCGGAACCGTTTCCATTGTTGGTGTTTACAGCGGCTTCGCAGATAAGATACCCATGGGCGCAGCGATGAATAAGGCCCTGACTTTCAGAATGGGGCAAATGCACGGGCCAAAGTATATTCCAAGACTACTCGAACACGTGCAGAACGGCGATGTTGATCCGTCGTTTTTGGTCACCCACAAAATGGGCCTGCACCAGGGGCAGCAAGGTTACGATATGTTCACGCAAAAAGAAGACAATTGCATGCGCGTGGTTTTCGATCCGCAAAAGAGCTTGCAGCCGGCGTGA
- a CDS encoding SDR family oxidoreductase: MIKFLEDYCASAGISAEEGMKQLMAQTGGIPMGRMAEPEEVAQLVHFLVSPSAAYLTGAIYAIDGGSLPVAS; encoded by the coding sequence ATGATAAAATTTTTAGAAGACTATTGCGCATCAGCGGGTATTTCAGCAGAAGAGGGCATGAAACAATTGATGGCGCAGACCGGTGGAATTCCGATGGGCCGTATGGCAGAGCCCGAAGAGGTTGCCCAACTGGTTCACTTTTTGGTTTCACCTTCAGCAGCGTATCTAACCGGAGCAATTTACGCCATTGATGGAGGCTCTTTGCCGGTTGCCAGTTAA